taaagattttttgaGGGCTTCACAAAGAATAATTAATACACAATCAAAATCACCATGGCCAGATACCAATAGCAACTTTAGAAAAGTAGAATTCTTACTCTTTTAGCTTGAGAAATTAAAGTTCCCACAAGTCAATCAAGCACTTATAAGAGGGCAAGTTATACTCATGGGTTAAGGTTTATGAGGTAATGTAAAATTGAGTGGTGATTTGTTGCGGAAAAATGCATTGAATCTAAttgtattattaaatatttttaacaccATGCTGCGTTATCAGACTTAATTGGTTTTTGAAGTAAGAACTACCAATGTCGAAGAGAAGATAATGGGAAATTAACGTACTTGTCCCACTAGCATGAGCTAAAGTGACTGGTTGTTGATATTCATGATCTTGAGCTTAAGCATCTGGATTAGTATTAGATGAATGTCATGTATAATTTTTGCTTGAAATGCAATATTATTGACATACTATTCTCTACATTGTATGTGTAACAGACACGGTACGGATTCTTTAGAATAATATGACTTCTTCTGATCATTATGTCTCAATTGATGAAAGGTTGGTAAACCTCATGAGTATTCCAATTGCTCCAGACTGTAGTGTATTCGAAGTTCACCGCCCTTTACGAATGGTAAATGAGAAGGCATATGAACCTGACTTGCTTGCTATTGGTCCTTACCACCGTGGCAAGGATCACCTAGCTCTTATGGAAAGACACAAATTGAGACTTCTCCAAGAAATGCTCAAAAGGGAGAATGAGACTAGTGTAGAAAGATACATCATAGCCATGAGACACATAGAAGAAAGAGCACGTAAATTCTATGCAGATCAGTTCCCTAAAATCTCCTCAAATGAGTTCATAGAAATGATGATACTTGATGGGTGTTTCATCCTTGGACTGTTCCACAGTATGAATGAATTTGACCCAATCTTCAAATTGGATTGGATGCTTCCTAGCATAATTCGTGATctattgttatttgaaaatcaacttcCATTCTTCGTTCTTACTGAATTGTACGAAATAAGTAAGGAAAGTCTCAATGAACAGCATGATGACGATGCTCATCTGGAAAGTGAGAGTCATGACCAGACGCTACTTATCCATGGGTCAAGAAAACATTCAATGACTCAGGTTGAAAGCTCAACCTCCAGCAATAAGAGGGAGAGTATCCCACTTCTTGAGCGTGCCTTGTcttttttttctgttaatttattgtttaaaatGAATGGCAGTGGATCAAGTCATCTTTCAACCACCAACATTAAGCATCTACTTGGTCTAATTCATCAAACTATCAGTCCTTCACCTGGAGAGAAAGAGTCGATACTAAATGCTACGGACCTTCAAAAGGTTGGAGTCAGACACAAGATGATAGAGAAGCTGAAGCATCCATTTAGTCTGAATAATAATGAAGGCCGAAAGTTAATACCTCATGCTACAGAGCTTCAAGAGGCTGGAGTTAGATTCAAAAAGGCAGAGCATGGCCgtaacatgtttgaaataaaGTTCAAAAATGGGATCTTGGAAATTCCACATTTGGAAATAGTAGACCGTACAGAGTCAATCTTTCGAAACCTAATAGCATATGAGCAATATAGTCACAACATGCATACTAGGTATGTCACTGACTATGTTGTTCTTATGGATTATCTTATTTACACTACAAAAGATGTTAAAGTACTCCGTCAAAATGGaattattgaaaactggatGGGGGAAGATGAAGTTGTTTCCAACATGTTCAACAAGCTTGGTCACTACGTCATGTTAAGTCGATTCGGCTTCTATTATTCAGACATTATGAAGGAAGTGAATAAGCACTGTTCCAAACGCCGGA
Above is a genomic segment from Juglans microcarpa x Juglans regia isolate MS1-56 chromosome 1D, Jm3101_v1.0, whole genome shotgun sequence containing:
- the LOC121235867 gene encoding UPF0481 protein At3g47200-like, with the translated sequence MTSSDHYVSIDERLVNLMSIPIAPDCSVFEVHRPLRMVNEKAYEPDLLAIGPYHRGKDHLALMERHKLRLLQEMLKRENETSVERYIIAMRHIEERARKFYADQFPKISSNEFIEMMILDGCFILGLFHSMNEFDPIFKLDWMLPSIIRDLLLFENQLPFFVLTELYEISKESLNEQHDDDAHLESESHDQTLLIHGSRKHSMTQVESSTSSNKRESIPLLERALSFFSVNLLFKMNGSGSSHLSTTNIKHLLGLIHQTISPSPGEKESILNATDLQKVGVRHKMIEKLKHPFSLNNNEGRKLIPHATELQEAGVRFKKAEHGRNMFEIKFKNGILEIPHLEIVDRTESIFRNLIAYEQYSHNMHTRYVTDYVVLMDYLIYTTKDVKVLRQNGIIENWMGEDEVVSNMFNKLGHYVMLSRFGFYYSDIMKEVNKHCSKRRNVWMAKLRRDYFNSPWAWLSVLAAMILLLIAIAETTFSVLSYVQQR